One part of the Sorangiineae bacterium MSr11954 genome encodes these proteins:
- a CDS encoding DUF3341 domain-containing protein, translated as MSDDDQRNKKTLKEGLGRQERDRAENESTKGNVPEAPFSERDAAVLADKYQDHEGAVPMAHTPHGGEDIDHEAKPVPRADSDDEEPVATYKKIDAHDRESGHHRGPGRKDETPRARALRPKMRPALLLAEYRTPGDCLHAAEKLRDAGYTKFDAHTPFPVHGMDRAMGLPDSKLGWIVLCCGLTGTTLAFTMMHWMNNIDYPIVIGGKPPSIASIPSMIPIMFELTILLSAFGAVFGMFHLNRLPRHHHPVFESDRFRAFSDDKFFLSVEVEDPKFKLERTRELLDKTHPSHVELVEEEV; from the coding sequence ATGAGTGACGACGATCAGCGCAACAAGAAGACGTTGAAAGAAGGCCTCGGACGGCAAGAGCGCGATCGCGCCGAGAACGAGAGCACCAAAGGCAACGTGCCCGAGGCGCCTTTCTCCGAGCGTGACGCCGCCGTCCTCGCGGACAAGTACCAGGATCACGAGGGAGCCGTGCCCATGGCGCACACGCCGCACGGGGGGGAAGACATCGACCACGAGGCCAAGCCGGTGCCGCGGGCGGACTCCGACGACGAGGAGCCGGTCGCCACCTACAAGAAGATCGACGCGCACGACCGCGAGTCGGGCCACCACCGCGGCCCCGGGCGCAAAGACGAGACCCCGCGCGCGCGCGCCCTGCGCCCCAAGATGCGGCCCGCTCTTCTGCTCGCCGAGTACCGCACGCCGGGCGACTGTCTGCACGCCGCCGAGAAGCTCCGCGACGCGGGCTACACGAAGTTCGATGCGCACACGCCGTTCCCCGTTCACGGGATGGATCGCGCGATGGGCCTGCCCGACTCGAAGCTCGGATGGATCGTCCTCTGCTGCGGCCTCACCGGAACGACCTTGGCGTTCACGATGATGCACTGGATGAACAACATCGACTACCCGATCGTCATCGGCGGAAAGCCGCCGAGCATCGCCAGCATCCCGTCGATGATCCCCATCATGTTCGAGCTGACGATCCTCTTGTCGGCGTTCGGCGCGGTGTTCGGGATGTTCCACCTGAATCGCCTCCCCCGCCACCACCACCCGGTGTTCGAGTCCGACCGCTTCCGGGCCTTCTCCGACGACAAGTTCTTCCTGTCGGTCGAGGTGGAGGATCCCAAGTTCAAGCTCGAGCGCACGCGCGAATTGCTCGACAAGACGCACCCGTCGCACGTCGAGCTCGTCGAGGAGGAAGTTTGA
- a CDS encoding TAT-variant-translocated molybdopterin oxidoreductase, with translation MKRKPYTFQDISASADDTSGAAAPGSGAKVFWKSIEEKNAPDHLQSMKEAEFPFGLAKMAEKAKNEGDDAPVFSVDRRNFLKFGSAAAALFGLEGCVRRPVEKLMPYTRAPEQVIPGISNHYASVLNRRGEALGVLVESHEGRPTKIEGNPDHPSSRGGTDLIAQAAIWDLYDPDRSTSPKNASADAKWEQFQAYFASTLKAHEGDQGARLRVLAEPTNSPTFVRLRDAVRARFPQARFHTYTPVDDANAREGARIAFGQPLNALYDYARAKVIVSLESDFLETEPGTVRATRLFGEGRRVRSPGDTMSRLYVIESTHSLTGSNADHRLRLPSGDIERYARALAKELALAGVDLGPVAGALGQSDASGIPEKWLKVVAKELAANRGRAVVVVGSRQPASVHALAHALNRALGSVGQTVHYAPVADAQEKDATGDLRSLGTDLEAGKVDTLLVLGGNPVYDAPADVKFADRLAKAKNTIHLSTHVNETSEKCAWHLPKAHELEAWGDQRSLDGTWSIQQPLILPLHGGKSEIEVLAWMVPELANKKAYDLVRDTMKSAPSLSNTAALAAVAPEGVAPAAPAAAAAAAPGAPAAPGAARLHVNGPVPPAAGAARAGAAGGGAVRLTAASTLAPVVPAAGAPAAAAPVAAPAVPAPSAFEFERQWKTALQKGIIGGSAPAAFTPSDVRAADIAAELSKAPAKRAPATAQAVEVVFLPCPKLHDGRHANNPWLLELPDPMTKIVWDNAALISPKTASELGIKNGDVIELSREGASITIPAWILAGQADNSIGLRLGWGRPKPGRYGKEHGFNVNALRTSDSLGFASGVTVRKTGTTHEITQTQDHDSMEGRPVAIDTTLEEYRSNPSFTQYRSTNPRTLPLWNKQDYSKGHQWGMSIDLNQCTGCNACVIACQAENNIPTVGKTQVGRGREMHWLRIDRYFVGNDVADPQVAVQPLMCVHCEEAPCENVCPVNATEHSPEGLNDMAYNRCIGTRYCANNCPYKVRKFNYLEFQGDPLYGDMPETVKMQFNPNVTVRMRGVMEKCTYCVQRIQEAKIAEKRNGKPMRDGAFTTACAQACPAGGIVFGDLNDPKSRVAELRKRDRSYALLADLGTHPRTTYLGKIRNPNKDMA, from the coding sequence ATGAAACGCAAGCCGTACACCTTCCAAGACATCAGCGCGTCGGCTGATGATACGTCGGGCGCCGCTGCGCCAGGTTCCGGTGCAAAAGTTTTCTGGAAGAGCATCGAGGAGAAGAACGCTCCCGATCATCTTCAGTCGATGAAGGAGGCCGAGTTCCCGTTCGGCCTCGCGAAGATGGCCGAAAAGGCCAAGAACGAAGGCGATGACGCGCCGGTGTTCTCCGTCGACCGTCGAAACTTCCTCAAGTTCGGCAGCGCGGCCGCTGCGCTCTTCGGCTTGGAGGGCTGCGTACGCCGCCCGGTCGAAAAGCTCATGCCGTACACGCGCGCGCCGGAGCAGGTGATCCCCGGTATCTCGAACCACTACGCGTCGGTCCTGAATCGCCGCGGAGAGGCGCTGGGCGTCCTCGTGGAGAGCCACGAGGGGCGCCCGACGAAGATCGAAGGCAACCCGGATCACCCCTCGAGCCGCGGCGGCACGGACCTGATCGCGCAAGCGGCCATCTGGGATCTGTACGACCCCGATCGCTCGACGAGCCCGAAGAACGCTTCGGCCGACGCCAAATGGGAGCAGTTCCAGGCTTACTTCGCGTCGACCTTGAAGGCCCACGAGGGTGACCAAGGCGCGCGCCTTCGCGTGCTGGCGGAGCCGACCAACTCGCCCACCTTCGTTCGCCTTCGCGACGCGGTTCGTGCGCGCTTTCCGCAAGCGCGTTTTCACACGTACACGCCCGTCGATGACGCCAACGCGCGCGAGGGTGCGCGCATCGCGTTCGGTCAGCCGCTCAACGCGCTGTACGACTACGCGCGCGCCAAGGTGATCGTGTCGCTCGAGTCGGACTTCCTCGAGACCGAGCCGGGCACCGTTCGCGCCACGCGCCTCTTCGGCGAGGGCCGGCGCGTTCGCTCGCCGGGCGACACGATGAGCCGCCTTTATGTCATCGAGTCGACGCATAGCCTCACGGGGTCCAACGCAGACCACCGCCTGCGTCTTCCCTCGGGTGACATCGAACGTTACGCGCGCGCGCTCGCCAAGGAGCTCGCGTTGGCCGGCGTCGATCTCGGCCCCGTGGCCGGCGCGCTCGGCCAAAGCGATGCTTCGGGCATTCCGGAGAAGTGGCTCAAGGTCGTCGCCAAGGAGCTCGCGGCCAACCGCGGTCGCGCGGTCGTGGTCGTCGGCTCGCGCCAGCCGGCCAGCGTGCACGCGCTCGCGCACGCGCTGAACCGCGCGCTCGGCTCCGTGGGTCAGACGGTGCACTACGCGCCGGTCGCCGACGCGCAGGAGAAGGACGCCACCGGCGACCTTCGCTCGCTCGGTACGGACCTCGAGGCGGGGAAGGTCGACACCTTGCTCGTCCTCGGCGGCAACCCGGTCTACGACGCGCCGGCCGACGTGAAGTTCGCCGATCGTCTGGCAAAGGCGAAGAACACGATTCACCTCTCGACCCACGTCAACGAGACCAGCGAGAAATGCGCGTGGCACCTGCCGAAGGCGCACGAGCTCGAGGCGTGGGGCGATCAGCGCTCGCTCGACGGCACGTGGAGCATTCAGCAGCCGCTGATCCTCCCGCTCCACGGCGGCAAGAGCGAGATCGAAGTCCTCGCCTGGATGGTCCCCGAGCTGGCGAACAAGAAGGCGTACGACCTCGTGCGCGACACGATGAAATCCGCGCCTTCGCTGTCGAACACCGCCGCGCTCGCGGCCGTCGCGCCCGAAGGCGTTGCCCCCGCAGCGCCGGCAGCAGCTGCTGCGGCGGCACCTGGAGCGCCCGCGGCCCCCGGGGCGGCGCGCCTCCACGTCAATGGCCCGGTCCCCCCCGCAGCAGGAGCGGCCCGCGCCGGCGCAGCGGGTGGCGGCGCGGTGAGGCTCACGGCGGCCAGCACCTTGGCCCCCGTTGTCCCTGCGGCGGGCGCACCCGCGGCGGCGGCCCCGGTCGCAGCGCCCGCGGTTCCCGCGCCGTCGGCGTTCGAGTTCGAGCGCCAGTGGAAGACGGCCCTGCAGAAGGGCATCATCGGCGGCAGCGCGCCCGCGGCGTTCACGCCGTCGGACGTGCGCGCGGCCGACATCGCGGCGGAGCTCTCGAAGGCCCCCGCGAAGCGCGCGCCCGCCACGGCGCAGGCCGTGGAGGTCGTGTTCCTCCCCTGCCCCAAGCTCCACGACGGTCGCCACGCGAACAACCCGTGGCTGCTCGAGCTGCCGGACCCGATGACCAAGATCGTCTGGGACAACGCGGCGCTCATCTCGCCCAAGACGGCGTCCGAGCTGGGCATCAAGAACGGCGACGTCATCGAGCTCTCGCGCGAGGGCGCGAGCATCACCATCCCCGCGTGGATCCTCGCCGGGCAAGCCGACAACTCGATCGGTCTGCGCCTCGGCTGGGGTCGTCCGAAGCCCGGCCGCTACGGCAAGGAGCACGGCTTCAACGTCAACGCGCTGCGCACCAGCGACTCTCTGGGCTTCGCCTCGGGTGTCACCGTTCGCAAGACGGGCACCACCCACGAGATCACGCAGACCCAGGATCACGACTCGATGGAAGGCCGCCCGGTCGCCATCGACACGACCCTCGAAGAGTACCGCTCCAACCCGAGCTTCACGCAGTACCGAAGCACCAACCCGAGGACGCTCCCGCTCTGGAACAAGCAGGACTACTCCAAGGGCCACCAGTGGGGCATGTCGATCGACTTGAACCAGTGCACGGGCTGCAACGCGTGCGTCATCGCCTGCCAGGCGGAGAACAACATCCCCACCGTCGGCAAGACCCAGGTCGGCCGCGGCCGCGAGATGCACTGGCTGCGCATCGACCGCTACTTCGTCGGCAACGACGTGGCCGATCCGCAGGTGGCGGTGCAGCCGCTCATGTGCGTGCACTGCGAAGAGGCGCCGTGCGAGAACGTCTGCCCCGTCAACGCCACGGAGCACAGCCCCGAAGGGCTGAACGACATGGCTTACAACCGCTGCATCGGCACGCGCTACTGCGCGAACAACTGCCCGTACAAGGTTCGTAAGTTCAACTACCTCGAGTTCCAGGGCGACCCGCTCTACGGCGACATGCCGGAGACGGTGAAGATGCAGTTCAACCCGAACGTCACCGTCCGCATGCGCGGCGTGATGGAGAAATGCACGTACTGCGTGCAGCGCATCCAGGAAGCCAAGATCGCCGAGAAGCGAAACGGCAAGCCGATGCGCGACGGGGCCTTCACCACGGCGTGCGCGCAGGCGTGCCCCGCGGGCGGCATCGTCTTCGGCGACCTGAACGACCCCAAGTCGCGGGTGGCCGAGCTCCGCAAGCGTGACCGCAGCTACGCCCTCCTGGCCGACCTCGGCACGCACCCCCGCACCACCTACCTGGGCAAAATCCGCAATCCGAACAAGGACATGGCCTGA
- a CDS encoding SCO family protein, with protein sequence MNLRSLLLASLLSLGALVGPGGGVAHAERDNTPKELKHVGVDEHLDGQLPLDATFRNENGAMVRLGDYFKGERPALFILAYHSCPVICGMIQHAAATAMKEVPWSVGKEYDLVVVSIDPRDTPETATKKKASIAGAYGRQGAEAGMHYLVGDKQQIDRVTTAVGFQYEYDERQQQYAHPAVVMLVKPNGQMARYLYGLEYDPKDVRLGLLEASNGRSISTIEKVILYCYHYDPQDGKYSLMATRVMQLSGFVTVLVLGSFLGVMWTRERRRKKAEDTRLPQERDAYQRRSAVTEN encoded by the coding sequence ATGAATCTACGTTCTCTACTCCTCGCCAGTCTGCTCTCGCTCGGTGCCCTCGTGGGCCCCGGTGGCGGCGTGGCGCATGCCGAGCGTGACAACACGCCGAAGGAGCTGAAACACGTGGGGGTCGACGAGCACCTCGACGGTCAGCTGCCGCTCGATGCGACGTTTCGCAACGAGAACGGCGCCATGGTGCGCTTGGGCGACTACTTCAAAGGCGAGCGCCCCGCCCTCTTCATCCTCGCGTACCACTCGTGCCCGGTCATCTGCGGCATGATTCAGCACGCAGCCGCCACCGCCATGAAGGAAGTTCCGTGGTCGGTGGGCAAAGAGTACGACCTGGTGGTCGTCAGCATCGACCCGCGCGACACGCCGGAGACGGCCACGAAGAAGAAGGCCTCGATCGCCGGAGCCTACGGCCGCCAAGGAGCCGAGGCGGGGATGCACTACCTGGTCGGCGACAAGCAGCAGATCGACAGGGTCACGACGGCGGTCGGATTTCAGTACGAGTACGACGAGCGGCAGCAGCAGTACGCGCACCCGGCCGTCGTGATGCTCGTGAAGCCCAATGGGCAGATGGCCCGGTATCTCTACGGGCTGGAGTACGACCCCAAGGACGTTCGCCTCGGCCTCCTGGAGGCGTCGAACGGGCGCTCGATCAGCACGATCGAGAAGGTCATCCTCTACTGCTACCACTACGACCCCCAGGATGGAAAATACAGCCTGATGGCGACGCGCGTGATGCAACTCTCGGGTTTCGTCACGGTGCTCGTCCTCGGGAGCTTTCTCGGCGTCATGTGGACGCGTGAGCGTCGGCGGAAGAAAGCCGAGGACACGCGTCTGCCTCAAGAACGCGACGCCTACCAGCGCCGCTCAGCGGTCACGGAGAACTAA
- the nrfD gene encoding polysulfide reductase NrfD, which translates to MASYKLPIKEIGEIPLVREGETFATITERVARVTETKAPRAWWIALGLAATMTIVLFSMVGFLFWQGVGVWGNNSPVYWGWDITNFVWWIGIGHAGTLISAVLFLFRQKWRTSINRFAEAMTIFAVICALLYPGIHVGRAWVAYYMFPLPNQMSIWPNFKSPLIWDVFAVSTYFTVSLLFWYVGLIPDLATLRDRSETKIRRTVYGALALGWRGSNRHWQNYERAYLILAALSTPLVLSVHSVVSFDFATSVMPGWHTTIFPPYFVAGAVFSGFAMVMSLMLVCRIVYGVRSIVTMQHLELMNKIMLVTGSLVGYAYAMEFFIAWYSGNPYERFTFINRATGPYAWAYWTMITCNVISPQLFWSKRLRTNIPVMFVVSIVINIGMWFERFVIIATSLHRDFVPASWGYFRPTAVDICTYAGTLGLFMTLFLLFIRWVPMIAIAEVKGVLPEADPHHGDDHGHEGSHEEAADAALAPAE; encoded by the coding sequence ATGGCTTCGTACAAGCTCCCCATCAAGGAAATCGGCGAAATCCCGCTGGTGCGCGAGGGCGAAACGTTCGCAACCATCACCGAGCGCGTCGCGCGCGTGACGGAGACCAAGGCGCCGCGCGCCTGGTGGATCGCCCTCGGCTTGGCGGCGACCATGACGATCGTCCTGTTCTCCATGGTCGGCTTCCTGTTTTGGCAGGGCGTCGGCGTGTGGGGAAACAACTCTCCCGTCTACTGGGGTTGGGACATCACCAACTTCGTCTGGTGGATCGGTATCGGTCACGCCGGCACCCTGATCAGCGCCGTCTTGTTCCTCTTCCGGCAGAAGTGGCGCACGTCGATCAACCGGTTCGCGGAGGCGATGACGATCTTCGCCGTCATCTGCGCCTTGCTGTACCCGGGCATCCACGTCGGCCGCGCGTGGGTCGCGTATTACATGTTCCCGCTGCCGAACCAGATGAGCATCTGGCCGAACTTCAAGAGCCCGCTCATCTGGGACGTGTTCGCGGTCAGCACCTACTTCACGGTGTCGCTCCTCTTCTGGTACGTCGGCCTCATCCCGGACCTCGCGACCCTCCGCGATCGCTCGGAGACCAAGATCCGCCGCACGGTCTACGGCGCGCTCGCCCTCGGCTGGCGCGGCTCGAACCGTCACTGGCAGAACTACGAGCGCGCGTACTTGATCCTGGCCGCGCTCTCCACGCCGCTGGTGCTCTCGGTGCACAGCGTCGTTTCGTTCGACTTCGCGACCTCGGTCATGCCGGGCTGGCACACGACGATCTTCCCGCCGTACTTCGTCGCGGGCGCCGTCTTCAGCGGGTTCGCCATGGTCATGTCGCTGATGCTCGTCTGCCGTATCGTGTACGGCGTGCGCAGCATCGTGACGATGCAGCACCTCGAGCTGATGAACAAGATCATGCTCGTGACGGGTTCCCTCGTCGGTTACGCGTACGCGATGGAGTTCTTCATCGCCTGGTACAGCGGCAACCCGTACGAGCGCTTCACATTCATCAACCGCGCCACCGGGCCGTACGCCTGGGCGTACTGGACGATGATCACGTGCAACGTCATCTCGCCGCAGCTGTTCTGGTCCAAGCGCCTGCGCACCAACATCCCCGTGATGTTCGTAGTGTCGATCGTCATCAACATCGGCATGTGGTTCGAGCGCTTCGTCATCATCGCGACCTCGCTGCACCGCGACTTCGTCCCGGCCTCCTGGGGCTACTTCCGCCCGACGGCGGTCGACATCTGCACCTACGCTGGGACGCTCGGCCTGTTCATGACGTTGTTCCTTCTGTTCATCCGCTGGGTCCCGATGATCGCCATCGCCGAGGTCAAGGGCGTGCTCCCCGAAGCCGACCCGCACCACGGTGACGACCACGGTCACGAAGGTTCCCACGAAGAAGCGGCGGACGCCGCGCTGGCGCCGGCAGAGTAA
- the coxB gene encoding cytochrome c oxidase subunit II, translated as MVSPDNFQLPEQLSTGAAEVDDLYMFVYWFSVIFTAVIVAVMLYCIVKFRRRPGVKAEPVGHNLVLELVWTFGPVIFIAILFHLGFKVYVHNAVAAENAMEIRVRGRQWLWEFEYPNGTRENNELTIPLNQPVKFILSSDDVIHSFYVPGARWKRDAVPGMYTNISFTPTKLGNMQVFCAEYCGTSHSGMLAMIHVVTPEDFQKHLDSADKAPEGKKPEEWGAELYKKNACNTCHSIDGSKMPGPTWKGLWGKTESLADGSTVVVDENYVKESILKPQAKIAAGFTTAQMPPFTLKDAQIDAIIAYMKTLK; from the coding sequence GTGGTCAGTCCCGACAATTTCCAACTACCCGAGCAGCTCTCGACCGGCGCCGCCGAGGTCGACGACCTCTACATGTTCGTCTACTGGTTCAGCGTCATCTTCACCGCGGTCATCGTGGCGGTGATGCTGTACTGCATCGTGAAGTTCCGCCGGCGCCCTGGGGTGAAGGCGGAGCCCGTCGGACATAATCTGGTCCTCGAGCTCGTGTGGACGTTCGGTCCGGTCATCTTCATCGCCATCTTGTTCCACCTCGGGTTCAAGGTGTACGTGCACAACGCCGTCGCCGCCGAAAACGCGATGGAAATCCGGGTGCGCGGCCGCCAGTGGCTCTGGGAGTTCGAGTACCCGAACGGTACCCGTGAGAACAACGAGCTCACGATCCCGCTGAACCAGCCGGTGAAGTTCATCCTCTCGTCGGACGACGTGATCCACAGCTTCTATGTGCCGGGCGCGCGCTGGAAGCGTGACGCGGTGCCGGGCATGTACACGAACATCTCGTTCACGCCGACCAAGCTCGGGAACATGCAGGTCTTCTGCGCCGAGTACTGCGGTACGAGCCACTCGGGCATGCTGGCGATGATCCACGTCGTCACGCCGGAGGACTTCCAGAAGCACCTCGACTCCGCGGACAAAGCCCCCGAGGGCAAGAAGCCCGAAGAGTGGGGAGCCGAGCTCTACAAGAAGAACGCGTGCAACACGTGCCACTCGATCGATGGCTCGAAGATGCCTGGGCCGACCTGGAAGGGCCTGTGGGGCAAGACCGAGAGCCTGGCGGACGGGTCCACGGTCGTAGTCGACGAAAACTACGTCAAAGAGTCCATTCTCAAGCCGCAAGCCAAAATTGCCGCAGGATTTACCACCGCGCAGATGCCGCCGTTTACGCTCAAGGATGCGCAAATCGACGCGATCATCGCCTACATGAAGACGCTGAAGTAG
- a CDS encoding cytochrome c, translating into MRPLASYACSAALAVSCLVGLSGCRGETSRETPIVPIRNMYFQARYNMQNESEFFEDRRTMRAPVEGAVAREEEVDPRVARGRTEDDSAYVAVIPNEMIARHGGMEPLVKRGQDRFNIYCTPCHDKTGAGDGMIVKHGMLKPPSFHQDRLRHAPDGQIFATISNGVRNMPAYGPQLPVDDRWAITAYVRALQLSQAPIAAETKP; encoded by the coding sequence ATGCGTCCCCTGGCTTCATACGCATGCTCCGCCGCGTTGGCGGTGTCGTGCCTGGTCGGACTTTCGGGCTGCCGCGGCGAGACATCGCGCGAGACGCCGATCGTTCCGATCCGCAACATGTACTTTCAGGCCCGCTACAACATGCAGAACGAGAGCGAGTTCTTCGAGGATCGCCGCACCATGCGGGCGCCCGTCGAAGGCGCGGTCGCGCGCGAGGAAGAGGTCGACCCGCGCGTCGCCCGCGGGCGCACGGAGGACGACTCGGCCTACGTGGCCGTGATCCCGAACGAGATGATCGCGCGCCACGGTGGGATGGAGCCGCTGGTCAAGCGCGGGCAGGATCGCTTCAACATCTACTGCACCCCGTGCCACGACAAGACGGGCGCGGGCGACGGGATGATCGTCAAGCACGGCATGCTGAAGCCGCCCTCCTTCCACCAGGATCGCCTGCGCCACGCGCCGGACGGGCAGATCTTCGCGACCATCTCCAACGGCGTGCGCAACATGCCGGCCTATGGTCCCCAGCTTCCGGTCGACGACCGCTGGGCCATCACCGCCTACGTGCGCGCGCTCCAGCTTAGCCAGGCACCGATCGCCGCGGAGACGAAGCCGTGA